The sequence ACAACCGCTGTTTTAAGCATTACTAGAGATTAAAAAAAGACCTCAACCAAAATGGTTGAGGTCTTTATGCTCTCTGGGGGGAAAGCAGTAATCAGAATTTTGATTACGCCAAATCTTAACATTAAATTTTGGTAAATACCAGTGATTAGCCTATATAAAAATATTTAGTTAAACATTGAATTAATAGGCTTTTGAAGGCGATTTCAAATCACTGTAGCAAAAAAGCTTGACCTTACGATCAAGCTTTTTATTTTAATATTGAGACATGTAAGTATCTCTTTCCCATTGAGAAACAGTTTGTTGATATCTTGCCCATTCAGCATTCTTAGCGGCAAAGAAACTGTTAGTTAGTCCCTTACCTAGTGATTGTTGAACGTACTCATCTTTGCGAAGTGCTTTCAAGGAGTTGTGCAAAGTTGATGGCAAATCAACAATACCTTCCTCACGACGTTTTTCTTCTGACATTTCATAAATATTGTCTTTTACTTCTGGCATTAGATCATAGTCACTTGCAATACCGTCAAGACCTGCATCAAGGATACATGCAATAGCGAGATATGGATTAGTTGTAGGATCCACACTTCTCATTTCGATACGTTTTGACTTACCTTTAGCTGCTGGTACTCGGATCAAAGGTGAACGATTCTTACTTGACCAAGCAATATAAGTTGGTGCTTCATAACCTGGAACTAAACGCTTATATGAGTTAACAGTTGGATTATTAACAGCAGTTAGTGCACGTGCATGCTTCAATAAACCACTCATAAATTTCTTAGCAGTTGGTGAAAGCATATCATTAGCATCGTCAAAGATATTATCATCACCATTAAATAGTGACATATTGATATGCATCCCTGACCCATTGATACCTTGAACAGGCTTTGGCATAAAGGTTGCATACAAACCATGTTCTTTAGCGATAGTCTTAACTACTAATTTGAATGTTTCGATACTATCAGCAGCAGAAATAGCATCTTGATACTTGAAGTCGATTTCTTGTTGGCCCGGTGCAACTTCGTGGTGACTAGCTTCAACTTCAAAGCCCATCTTTTCTAATCCTAAAACAATATCTTTACGAACATTCACACCTAAATCAACTGGTGAGAAGTCAAAATAACTACCATCATCGTTTAGATGTAACGTTGGGTTTCCATGTTCATCTATATTGAATAAGAAGAATTCTGGTTCTGGTCCAATGTTGAAATGAGTGTAGCCCATGTCATGCATTTTCTTGATAATACGCTTTAAGTTAACACGTGGATCTCCTTCAAAAGGTGTTCCATCAGTTCTGTAAATATCACAGATCAAACGAGCTACCTTACCGTGTTCTTCTCCCCATGGGAAAATTAACCAAGTTGATAAATCGGGATGCAAAAGCATGTCACTTTCTTCAATACGAGTAAAACCATCAATTGATGAACCATCGAAAGTAATTTTATTCGCTAAAACTTTATCCAATTGTGATACTGGAACTTCAACGTTCTTAATGATTCCGTTGATATCTGTAAACATTAAACAAATAAATTCAACGTTTTCATCTTTTACCATTTTTGTAATATCTTCTGCAGTATACTGTTGCACTTTTAACCACTCCTATTGTATATACCGATTTTTTGAAGGTCGCTAATAAACGCCATCATCATAGCGTTTCACTAACAATATGATGATATTACCAATTACGTTTATCAGTGTCAAATATTTTCATTTAAATTTTCAATAAATTCCAATATTAAATAACAAAATAATCATATACGAAAATTCTATCACAATAAATAACTTTATTAACAGAATTCGATTGACTTCTTTCAATTTTCCAGTTAAATTATAGATACGAACGAAATGAAATATAAAAATAATAATTGTTCGTTATTAATGGAGTGGATAATAAATGCAAGTTTTTGATTACGAAGATATTCAACTAATTCCGAATAAATGTATTGTTGACAGCCGTTCTGAATGCGATACCACCATTAAATTTGGTCCGAAAACATTTAAGATTCCAGTAGTCCCTGCTAACATGCAAACGATCATTGATGAAAAACTAGCTGAAAAGTTAGCTACAAATGGTTATTTTTATGTCATGCACCGTTTCGAACCTGAAACTAGAATTGACTTCATCAAGATGATGAATCAAAAAGATTTATTTACTTCTATCAGTGTTGGTATTAAAAAAGACGAATATACTTTCATTGATCAAGTGGTTGCTGAACGTTTAAAACCTGATTACATTACAATTGACGTCGCTCACGGACACAGTGATCGTGTTATCGACATGATCAAATACATCAAGAATAAATTACCAGAAACTTTTCTTATTGCTGGTAACGTCGGTACTCCAGAAGCTGTTCGTGAATTGGAAAACGCTGGTGCTGATGCTACTAAAGTTGGGATTGGCCCCGGTAAAGTTTGTATCACCAAATTAAAGACTGGTTTCGGTACTGGTGGTTGGCAATTAGCTGCTTTAAGACTTTGTGCCAAAGCTGCTAGTAAACCTATCATTGCTGACGGTGGCGTTAGAAATGATGGTGACATTGCAAAATCAGTTCGTTTTGGAGCTGACATGGTTATGATTGGTTCCCTACTCGCCGGTCATAAAGAATCCCCTGGTAAAATCATTGAAAAAGATGGTCAAAAATATAAAGCCTACTTTGGCTCTGCATCTCAATACCAAAAAGGTGAATATAAAAATGTCGAAGGTAAAAGAATGCTCGTACCTTATAAGGGAGAAATCATGGATACTTTGACTGAAATGAAACAAGATCTACAATCATCGATTTCCTATGCTGGTGGTAAAGATTTAAGTTCTCTACGCAAAGTAGACTATGTAATTGTTAAAAATTCAATTTACAATGGTGATGTATATTAATTAAATCCATAAAAAAAAGAAGTTGGCGACTGGGTGTTCGTCAGCTTCTTTTTTATGAATGGGATAGTTCATGTTCAATTTGATAAGAATCGTTGTCCATCAAACAACTTAATAACTATCAAATTTAACGTTACTGTAACACATAAATTAGGAATTAAAAAGCATGAAAGCTTTTAAGGTATAAAAGACTATTTCTTTTTTTATTTAATTATTAATTTGTCGAGCCGAAAAATGATGAATTCCTTTATTTCTTTCTTCAAATCCTTCGGTCTTGCTAACAATATAGCGGGGACGATTATTTACTTGATCCAAAACTCTGCCTAAATAACTACCTAGTATACCAATTGATAGCATCAGTAATCCCAATGTGAATAGTAACACTGTTACACCAATTGATGCAAAGCTATAACTATTTGTAGCAATTAAGTATCCCAATGAGAATACTCCACTAGCTAAAGGCAAAACTGAGAATAGATTTACAAAATGCAAAGGTTTCATGGAAAACGATGTGATTCCATCAACTGCTAATTTAATCATTTTTGACAAAGGATATTTGGTTTCCCCAGCAATCCGCTCTTGACGGTGATACAGGACACTTGTTTGCTTGAATCCAATCCAAGTTACTTGACCACGAACAAAGGGGTCTTTTTCGTGTAGTTTCAACAATTGCTGAACAGCACGTCGATCCATTAAGCGAAAATCACCTGTATCCAATGGCATATTAATAGTGGCTAATTTTTGGAAGGTTCGATAAAACATTTTAGCGGTGAACTTCTTAAAAACTGTTTCACCATCTCTTTGCATTCTTTTACCATAAACTATTTGATAACCTTCATGCCATTTTTTAATCATTTGAGGAATCACTTCAGGTGGATCTTGCAAGTCGGCATCCATAACTACGACCGCATCCCCCTTGGTATATTCTAGACCAGCTGTAATAGCCAGCTGATGTCCAAAATTACGTGAAAATTCAACTAGTTTGATGTGATCATTTTGAGCCAATGCTCGTTTAATGATTGCCACTGATTTGTCCTTTGATCCATCATCAACAAAAATCAGTTCATACTTTTCTTCTTGTTGCTCAATATAATTTAGTAACGTATCAATCGTAGCTTGAATACCCGCTTCTTCATTAAAAACCGGCAAAACGATTGAGATTAATTGATTTTTCATAAGAACATTCCTTTCATTGATTATTTATAAATACTTGATAAATCATAAAGTGTTCCTGATTGTCCAGGTCCACCTTGACCTTGGCCTTGTCCTTGATTTTGGCCTTGACCAGGTTGGCCTTTCTTCATGGACTTCTTCATTTTCTTTAATTGTTTCTTAGTCAACTTCTTCTTACCATTTGGCTTTTGAGGGTTGCTATTTTGTCCTCCACTTGGAGCATTGCCACCTGGAGCGTTTCCACTAGGAGCATTACCGCTTGGAGCACTGCCATTATTACCTGAAGAACTAGGTTTTGATGGTGGATTAGTTGAACCACCTGGCATTTGACTATTGGATTTAGTCTTCGAAGCAACCGTCACTGAACTGGAATTGTTAGTTTGTGTATTACTACTACTTAAAGTAACTTTCTTAGCATGCTTCTTGATCCAATTTACAATTTGAGTATTAGAACCACCAGTTTTGCCACCAGAGTAGTAATACTTGACCTTGCCTTCTTTAACTAATTTCTTAAATTGTTTCAAAGTGATGGCTTTATCTGTTCCGTTAAAACCACCCATAGCCATAACAGCTTCACCAGTTTGAATAATGTATGGAGCTGCAGTACTTGAATCGTCAGTAGCAAATAAATATTCCGCATTGCCTTGATGCTTTTGCAAATATTTCAATAGCGTCGTATCGACTTGGGAATTACCCATACCGCCACCGCCGCCAGCTGAAGAAATTAAAGATGGTCCTGCACTAGGAATTCCATCACTAGAACCAGCTAAGGTTGGTGTTAAAGACCACCAAGTTGGCGCCAACATAACAATTATCAAAGCTGCAACTGGCCAAACTCGTTTATTTTTCAATTTGATTGCAATCCAAGGTAAAACGAATAGCGGAATTGAAATAATAATTCCAGCAATCAACAAGATCCAGCTCAAAGTTGGATAGTAATCATTGAGATACCATGCTTGCAAGATACTTGTTGCTAAAATTGAAATTGGCAATAACATTGACCAAGGTGATTTTTCTTTCCACTGTTTGATCATCGTGAAGATTCCAATACCGGCTAAAGCAGCCATAGCTGGAGCCAACATGATCGTATAGTATGGATGGAAGAAACTTGCGACAGAGAAGAATCCACCGACAGGAATCAACCAACCTAACCAGAGCCAAAGTTCTTTTCTTTGAGGTGTTAAAGCATACCATTTCTTCTTAGAGTCTCTGAAATAGGCATAACTTGAAATCACACCGAAAATTGCTAATAACATTAACCAACTAATTTGTGGTCCTAATTCTTTTTGCAATAATCTAAATGGTCCAGCAGTACCAATATTAAAGGCACCACCGCCACCACCAGTCATTCCACCTTGAGATTTTTTATTACCTGAAGGGATACTTGGAGCATTACCCTTTTTGGAACTAGGCTTTGCTGGTGGATTGTTCTTTGAACTAGATTTCTTGGTTCCACTAGGTGGTGTTGGAGCGCCATTTGCGGATTTTTTACCACTAGATTTCTTAGAACCTGATGGTGGCATCATCGATTTAGAATTCTTAGATGATTTATTTCCCATTCCTGGGAAAGCTCCACCTGTACCAGTTGTTTGGCCCAAAAGACGTTGTGTTCCGTTATATCCAAAAGCTAATTCCAAAGCAGAGTTAGTTTCAGAACCACCTTCATAAGGCCGATTTGAAGAATTAGTCATATCAACTGATAGTGGCCAAATTAAAGTGAAAACTGCTAAAAAGATCGTTGCTATCGATAAATGTGCTAATTTCTTTTTCCAATTAACATTGGCACTTAACCAGTAATAAAGATACAGTGCCGGTAAAATCATAAAGGCTTGCAACATCTTAATATTGAATGAAAAGCCGACTAAAGCAAAGCCAATCCAAAGATAACGTTGCTGTTGCTTTAAGACTGCTTTTTGAACGAACCAGACTGACAACAATAGGAAGAAAACTAACGTTGCATCCATGTTATTAGTCCGAGAATCCGCTACAACAATTGGCGTCAAAGTCATAACTAACGCTGCAATTCTTGCTGGGACTTTCCCAAAACGTTTAGATACTAGGCTGTAAATCAAGTAAACCGAACCAATTCCAAATAGAATTGATGGTAAAACAACACTCCAGCCATGGACACCAAATATTTTGGCACTGATCGTCATGAACCATAAAGCTACCGGTGGCTTATCAACTGTAATAAAGCCGGCCGGATCAAAACTGGCATACCAGAAGTTTTTAAAACTCTTTGTCATACTGACAATAGCTGCCGTATAAAAATTATTGGCTTCACCCGCTTCCCAGATATTCCAGGCATAAAGAAAAGCTGCCAAAATCAAAATGGCAATCAGCCAATAATCATACTTAATATTTCTTAATTTATCGAAAAAACTATTTTGACGTCTTGTTTCACGTCGTGAGTCTTTTGATTCCATCATTTATCTTCTCCCATCTTTAAAAAGCAATATTTATAAAGAAACAAATGATTGAATAAACTAATATCGAAAATAAAATCGATTTTAAAGGTGATTTATTTTTCATCTGCTTAAGTTCCTTTCGTTATGACAAGGACAAGATTAGCCAAAATAGCTTAAATTAAGCTTAAATTAAAAAAAATGCCTTATAATTATATTCAGAATCAATAAAAGGAGTACAAAATGTCAAATAGTGTAAGAATTTTAGTAGTTGAAGATGATGAAAATTTAGCTAACAATATTGCTACTTTTTTAAGTGATTTTTCGAAGGTCGATATCGAAGGCGATGGTTTAAGTGGAAAATTTGCTGCAACTGAAGATGTTTACGATTTGATAATCCTAGATATCATGTTGCCTGAAATGAACGGTTACGACGTTTTGAAAAATATCCGCAAAGATAAAATCAATACGCCAGTTTTAATTTTGACTGCCAAAGCTGACATCGACGACAAGGTTCATGGATTCAATTTAGGTGCAGATGATTATTTAACTAAACCTTTCCACCGTGAAGAATTACTGGCCCGAGTCAAAGCGCTTCTAAAAAGAAGTGGTACTTTAGCAGATGACTCAATTTTGCGGATCAGAAATATCGAAGTTAATTTGAACACGCATGAAACTACTTGTGATGGCAAAACAATTGCTTTGAATGGTAAGGAATATGATCTATTAGTTTATTTATTGCAAAATAAAAATACTATTCTTACCAAAGATCAAATATTTGAACGAATTTGGGGCTTTGATTCTGATACCTCCATAACAGTTGTTGAAGTTTATATGAGTAATTTGCGTAAAAAATTACGTCCATCGCAAAATGACAATTTAATTAAAACTATTAGAAATGTTGGGTATATTTTCCAAGATGAAAATGAAGTCTAAACAATCAAAAATTACTCGCCGTCAACAATTCAAATTATTCCTATCTATCATGGCAGCCTTTGCCGTCTTAAGTTTGGCTTTGGGTTTGATAATTTTTAATTTGTTCCAATCATCTACTTACAAAAGTATCGATAAAGAAATGCGTGAACAAATTGCTTCCGTTCAAAAACAGCCTAATATGCACCAGCAAAATGAGCCTAATCCTGAACCTAATCATCCCGAGGAACGAAATAAACCAAATCCTAAAATGCCGTTTCAAGCTTCAATTTTAGTTTTTAGCGATAATGGTAAATTATTAAATAAAAGTAGTTTAGGTAACCGTTACTCGGCTTTGAAAAATATTAAATTAAATAAAAAAAATATTAACAAGAAACAAACAATTGTTGTTCATAATATGAACTTTCGATCGGTTTTAATAAAAGTTTCCAAAAAAAATAATAATCCGATGTACGCGGGTCATTATGTTTTAATCATGCAAAATATTGATACCCAAATTCAAATTGTGAAAAACTTTGAAAAAATTCTTATTTTAACTTTCTTCATCTTTTGGATCATAGCTTTAGTAGTTTCATACTTCTTGGCACGAATCAATATGTTACCAATTGTCAAATCTTGGAAACAACAGACCGAATTCGTTAACGATGCTGCTCACGAATTGAGAACTCCTTTGACTATCATTCAAGGAAAACTCGAGTACATGTTGACTAAACCAAATAAAAAAATCATCGACGAAGCAGAAGCCATTTCTGTTTCACTCGATGAAGTCAACCGCCTCAATTCATTAACTAATAATCTGTTGGATTTAGCTCGTTTTGACCAAGCTACGACCAAATTGAATTTTGAATATACCAAACCACAATTATTTTTAAAAGATCCCATCGAACCATTCAAAGACATCATCAATTCTCAATCAAAAGTCTTTCAAATCAATCTAAATCATCATCCTACCTTATACTTAGACCGTAATAAAATTAAACAATTATTGATAATTTTATTAGACAATGCTACTAAATATACTCCGAAAAATGGCACTATTAAAATTTACGATCAAGTTGAAGGCTCTAAATATCAATTCATTATTTCTGATACTGGCGTTGGTATTAAGGATAGCGATAAGGATAAAATCTTCGGTAGATTTTACCGTGTCGACAAATCTAGAAACCAGAGCAGTGGTGGACACGGTCTCGGCTTAGCGATTGCTAAACAAATCGTTTCTAACCACCAGGGGCATATCTTCGTTCGTGACAATCTCCCCCACGGCAGTGAGTTTGTTGTCGAACTGCCAATCAAACATAAATAAAAAAGTAAAAAAATATTAACCAACTTCAAACAAGAGAATTGGTTAATATTTTTTATTTTCTTTTTCATAAAACACAGTTCATTTCTCAAAAAATCAATTCTGAAATTTTGAATTAGTCGGTTCTTAATAAAATGATAAGATTTCAAAGTTGTATATGGGAGGAATCTTATGAAAAAGAAAAGTTTATTGTTATTAATTTTAATTAGTAGTCTCTTATTATTATTCAGCACTACTTCCGTCAAAGCAGAAACAACTGATACTCCTCTAACTGATGCTGATATTGCTCAAATTTTTCCACACAAGGACAATACTGAAATAATTGTCAGCTACGTTTTAGAAGATCAAAAAGAATTGGTTTTAAAAACTACTGAAAAAAACGTCCTCGACATTGATACTTTAAAAAAAGAACTCGGTGAAGACAACGTTTTACATGATTCAGAGAAGAATGAAACTATTGTCAAATTAGATCCCCAAAAAATCTCTTTCAAATTATTCGTTGATAATCAAAAGCCATTTACCTTATCCGTTCATAAAATAAATGGTGAGGAAATTTTTAATTACGATGTCAATGATACAAATCAAACTAGAGATATTGTTACTCCGGCTGATGATGAAGAGGACGAATCTGGTTGGGTTTTCTCGGAAATGTTAAAAGTCAGTGAAGGCCCTATTCTCGAACATAGTGATGGTTCCAGTACCCGCCCACTTTTATACTTCGGAGATTATAACTATGCTATTCAAAGAATGTCGATCAGTGATGCCTTTGGTATTCGAGGAAAATCTCGAATCGATAGTTTAACGACTCCAGGCACTGCCGTTTTATATGCAAGCAAGGACGGTCGAATCGAAGACGGTGCTAGAGGAAAAGGAAATCACATTTATACTGACCACTACGGTGATCATCAAGAAAATGACTATGACATGCTCTCAGTTATCAATATGGGACTAAAAGAAGATCCCCGTGGAGTTGAAGATCGATCGATTGGTTCCCCACGTAGTTATACTTCAAACAATCTTTATAATTACGTAGTTGAAAGTGATGGTAAAGGTGTGCCTGGTGTTAGTGGTCCCAATAAAATTGGTGAAAGCTATGCTATGTTAGATACACCCAAATTTTATTATCGAACTAATCCACAAACTGGATTTGAAGAACAAAAAATGGTTTTTCATCAAAAGGCTTTTTATGCCTATAAAAAAGGTCGTAACAATCCAGAAATTACCACTACTATTAAATTGAGTTTCAACAAAGTTGGACGCGTACAAACAAAAATTGCTTTTAAAAATACCGGAAAATATGCTTTCGGCAACTTCGTAGGTCTTTCCAATCATGACCTTTCTTTAAATAAAGATAATCAAGAAATTAGAGATAATCGTGGTAAGGCCATTGGAAATTACGTGAAATTACGTGCTCTTGGAAATCAGCGTGGAATGTACATGCAATCTGGAGATAACCAAGTTCGAACTAGTTATTATCTAAACCGCGAAAATGGTCCTGCCGGCTGGGCTGGTCGTTCTTCAAGTAAATCTTATCTTGCTACCAAAGGATTCATGCACAGTCCGGGATTACTTGAACTTATTGGTTCCTCTAACGAAAGATATTACCCATGGAAAGTTGGAAAAGACGATCATACTTGGAGTTTTATAGGTGGTACCAAACCGACAAAGTTTTTCAACGATGATATCCCTGGCTATCGTTCACCATATGTTGCAGAAAAACTCTACAATGCTTTTTCAGATCACTGGGACAAAGGTGATCTCGAAAGAAAAGAAGTTGGCGGTCGTCTGGGGGTAAAAGAAAATGATTATACTTGGGATGCTGGCTTAACGATGCGAACATCTCCTAGAGATTTATTAACTGGTCAAACTATCAAACTAGAATATGAATCACAAATTGATGTTAAAGGAACAACTTTTAATCCTGTCTTTGAACTAGATTTACACGGAACTAACGATAACCCTCAAATAATTTCTGACAAAGAACTTCAAGACCGCAAAGGTAAATTACCAATTACCGGTACTTGGTACGATTTTGATAGTACTGACGTTACGATGTACTACTCAATTGACAGTGAAGATCCTGAAGATGACCAAATTCTCTTTAATCGTTCGCAATCTCAAAATGACGCTTTTAATGGTAAGCTCAACGACATCACAAAAGTTAGTTTACCTTTAAAGGGTTTAGATCCTGGTATGCATACGATTCGTTTCTACATGATTGATAAAGAAGGACACCGTTCACAAATGCAAGAACACGTTTTAAAAATCAGTAAGCCAGTTACTAACGAACCACAAATTGATGTCACTTCTCCAGGAGCAACTTCTAAAAATCCCTATAAAGTCTATGGTGAATCGATTGATATTAAAGGAACTTGGTCTGATAAAGATAGTAAAAAAATCAAATCTATTTCTTATCAAATCAACAATCACGATGAAAAAATCATCCGCGAAAACATCCCCAATCCTACTCCAGGAAAACAAAATATTGGCGATATTGATGGTTTAGATATTGCTTGTTGCAACAACTTCGACAAAAATAAAATCGTCTTTAAAATTGTCGATGAAGAAGGTCTCGTTGGTACAGATAGTTTCTACTTCCAACACGTACCTGGTGGCTTAACATTATCAGCTCCAGAAGAAATCGACTTCGGAACTTTAGCAGTCTCTCCTACTGGTGGTACTCCAGTTAAACCAACTATTAAAGAAGGAAATATTGTTTTAGGCGATTATCGTCAACAAGATGCTCCCCCTATTTCAGTTAGCCTAAAAATGGATAAATTCTACAAAGAAGAAGAACATCACGATGATCAAGGTGGTGGCGATGATAGTTTAGCCAATATCGATATTCCAGACAAAGCAAATACTAAAATTGAAATTCCCAAAGAATCCTTAGTTCACGATGTTTACTGGAAAAATAAACTCATCAACAGCGATGAATTGATTATCGGTCAGTCAGCTCAAAAAACTGGTCCTCAATGGGAATACAAGACTAATTTGACCGAGGACGTTTTAAAAAACCTCAAAATCAGATTCAGATCCAATCAAAACGGCGCTTCGAGTGGAAAATACGTTAGCCACTGGACTTGGCAAACGGTTGATTCCGTTCAATAATTTTTAACCACAAATTCAATTTGAGTTTGTGGTTTTTTGTTAAATTATGTTTTAATAAAAATATACTGAT comes from Companilactobacillus pabuli and encodes:
- the glnA gene encoding type I glutamate--ammonia ligase, yielding MVKDENVEFICLMFTDINGIIKNVEVPVSQLDKVLANKITFDGSSIDGFTRIEESDMLLHPDLSTWLIFPWGEEHGKVARLICDIYRTDGTPFEGDPRVNLKRIIKKMHDMGYTHFNIGPEPEFFLFNIDEHGNPTLHLNDDGSYFDFSPVDLGVNVRKDIVLGLEKMGFEVEASHHEVAPGQQEIDFKYQDAISAADSIETFKLVVKTIAKEHGLYATFMPKPVQGINGSGMHINMSLFNGDDNIFDDANDMLSPTAKKFMSGLLKHARALTAVNNPTVNSYKRLVPGYEAPTYIAWSSKNRSPLIRVPAAKGKSKRIEMRSVDPTTNPYLAIACILDAGLDGIASDYDLMPEVKDNIYEMSEEKRREEGIVDLPSTLHNSLKALRKDEYVQQSLGKGLTNSFFAAKNAEWARYQQTVSQWERDTYMSQY
- a CDS encoding GMP reductase → MQVFDYEDIQLIPNKCIVDSRSECDTTIKFGPKTFKIPVVPANMQTIIDEKLAEKLATNGYFYVMHRFEPETRIDFIKMMNQKDLFTSISVGIKKDEYTFIDQVVAERLKPDYITIDVAHGHSDRVIDMIKYIKNKLPETFLIAGNVGTPEAVRELENAGADATKVGIGPGKVCITKLKTGFGTGGWQLAALRLCAKAASKPIIADGGVRNDGDIAKSVRFGADMVMIGSLLAGHKESPGKIIEKDGQKYKAYFGSASQYQKGEYKNVEGKRMLVPYKGEIMDTLTEMKQDLQSSISYAGGKDLSSLRKVDYVIVKNSIYNGDVY
- a CDS encoding glycosyltransferase family 2 protein; this translates as MKNQLISIVLPVFNEEAGIQATIDTLLNYIEQQEEKYELIFVDDGSKDKSVAIIKRALAQNDHIKLVEFSRNFGHQLAITAGLEYTKGDAVVVMDADLQDPPEVIPQMIKKWHEGYQIVYGKRMQRDGETVFKKFTAKMFYRTFQKLATINMPLDTGDFRLMDRRAVQQLLKLHEKDPFVRGQVTWIGFKQTSVLYHRQERIAGETKYPLSKMIKLAVDGITSFSMKPLHFVNLFSVLPLASGVFSLGYLIATNSYSFASIGVTVLLFTLGLLMLSIGILGSYLGRVLDQVNNRPRYIVSKTEGFEERNKGIHHFSARQINN
- a CDS encoding glycosyltransferase family 39 protein — protein: MESKDSRRETRRQNSFFDKLRNIKYDYWLIAILILAAFLYAWNIWEAGEANNFYTAAIVSMTKSFKNFWYASFDPAGFITVDKPPVALWFMTISAKIFGVHGWSVVLPSILFGIGSVYLIYSLVSKRFGKVPARIAALVMTLTPIVVADSRTNNMDATLVFFLLLSVWFVQKAVLKQQQRYLWIGFALVGFSFNIKMLQAFMILPALYLYYWLSANVNWKKKLAHLSIATIFLAVFTLIWPLSVDMTNSSNRPYEGGSETNSALELAFGYNGTQRLLGQTTGTGGAFPGMGNKSSKNSKSMMPPSGSKKSSGKKSANGAPTPPSGTKKSSSKNNPPAKPSSKKGNAPSIPSGNKKSQGGMTGGGGGAFNIGTAGPFRLLQKELGPQISWLMLLAIFGVISSYAYFRDSKKKWYALTPQRKELWLWLGWLIPVGGFFSVASFFHPYYTIMLAPAMAALAGIGIFTMIKQWKEKSPWSMLLPISILATSILQAWYLNDYYPTLSWILLIAGIIISIPLFVLPWIAIKLKNKRVWPVAALIIVMLAPTWWSLTPTLAGSSDGIPSAGPSLISSAGGGGGMGNSQVDTTLLKYLQKHQGNAEYLFATDDSSTAAPYIIQTGEAVMAMGGFNGTDKAITLKQFKKLVKEGKVKYYYSGGKTGGSNTQIVNWIKKHAKKVTLSSSNTQTNNSSSVTVASKTKSNSQMPGGSTNPPSKPSSSGNNGSAPSGNAPSGNAPGGNAPSGGQNSNPQKPNGKKKLTKKQLKKMKKSMKKGQPGQGQNQGQGQGQGGPGQSGTLYDLSSIYK
- a CDS encoding response regulator transcription factor; the encoded protein is MSNSVRILVVEDDENLANNIATFLSDFSKVDIEGDGLSGKFAATEDVYDLIILDIMLPEMNGYDVLKNIRKDKINTPVLILTAKADIDDKVHGFNLGADDYLTKPFHREELLARVKALLKRSGTLADDSILRIRNIEVNLNTHETTCDGKTIALNGKEYDLLVYLLQNKNTILTKDQIFERIWGFDSDTSITVVEVYMSNLRKKLRPSQNDNLIKTIRNVGYIFQDENEV
- a CDS encoding sensor histidine kinase gives rise to the protein MKSKQSKITRRQQFKLFLSIMAAFAVLSLALGLIIFNLFQSSTYKSIDKEMREQIASVQKQPNMHQQNEPNPEPNHPEERNKPNPKMPFQASILVFSDNGKLLNKSSLGNRYSALKNIKLNKKNINKKQTIVVHNMNFRSVLIKVSKKNNNPMYAGHYVLIMQNIDTQIQIVKNFEKILILTFFIFWIIALVVSYFLARINMLPIVKSWKQQTEFVNDAAHELRTPLTIIQGKLEYMLTKPNKKIIDEAEAISVSLDEVNRLNSLTNNLLDLARFDQATTKLNFEYTKPQLFLKDPIEPFKDIINSQSKVFQINLNHHPTLYLDRNKIKQLLIILLDNATKYTPKNGTIKIYDQVEGSKYQFIISDTGVGIKDSDKDKIFGRFYRVDKSRNQSSGGHGLGLAIAKQIVSNHQGHIFVRDNLPHGSEFVVELPIKHK